In Gouania willdenowi chromosome 17, fGouWil2.1, whole genome shotgun sequence, one DNA window encodes the following:
- the LOC114479789 gene encoding BET1-like protein, with product MVTSLSNMADWNRGAVDELLDAENKRLTENLTSKVSKLRSLAFDIDREADDHNEYLDGMNSNFLSATGLLTGSVKRFSTMVGSGRDHRRILLYVSVGLVLLFFLLYSLLSRIS from the exons ATGGTGACGTCACTGTCCAACATGGCGGATTGGAACCGAG GAGCTGTGGACGAGCTGCTGGATGCTGAAAACAAACGACTGACAGAAAATTTAACCTCCAAAGTCTCCAAGCTCAGATCT TTGGCCTTCGACATCGATAGAGAAGCAGACGATCACAACGAGTATTTGGATGGAATG AACTCTAACTTCCTGAGTGCGACGGGGCTGCTGACGGGCAGCGTGAAGCGGTTCTCAACCATGGTTGGGTCAGGGAGGGACCACCGTAGGATCCTCCTCTACGTATCTGTGGGTCTGGttcttctcttcttcctcctctacTCACTGCTGTCCAGGATCAGCTGA
- the LOC114479623 gene encoding protein THEM6-like, producing MDWLMLLLFFLLIVFCCLDVCYFLRAAAVFLWAWFQRPIKDITAEQLIFSRVSTSDIDLCHMNNARYLRECDFARFSLLTRNGVFSALRALKASAVVGASTARYRRPLCLGEAFGLRSRVVCWDDKAFYLEHRFISSKDHMVSAVVFIKMNIIRTSPENIMEHLCKRKVERVEVPEDLQHWISFMSVNSESLRAESKLS from the exons ATGGATtggctgatgctgctgctgttctTCCTGTTGATTGTCTTCTGCTGTCTGGACGTGTGCTACTTCCTGCGTGCAGCGGCCGTTTTCCTGTGGGCGTGGTTTCAGCGTCCAATCAAAGACATCACAGCAGAGCAGCTGATTTTTAGCCGAGTCAGCACCAGTGACATCGACCTGTGTCACATGAACAACGCTCGCTACCTGCGTGAGTGCGACTTTGCCCGCTTCTCTCTCCTCACCAGGAACGGAGTGTTCTCTGCCCTGCGGGCCCTCAAGGCCTCCGCGGTAGTTGGGGCCTCCACTGCCCGCTACCGGCGCCCCCTATGCCTGGGAGAGGCATTTGGTCTGCGTAGCCGCGTGGTGTGCTGGGATGACAAGGCTTTTTATCTGGAGCACAGGTTCATCTCCTCTAAGGACCACATGGTCAGCGCCGTGGTTTTTATTAAGATGAACATCATCAGAACCAGCCCAGAGAACATCATGGAACACCTGTGTAAGAGGAAG GTGGAGCGGGTGGAGGTTCCTGAGGACCTCCAGCACTGGATCAGCTTCATGTCAGTGAACAGTGAGAGTCTGAGGGCGGAGTCTAAACtcagctga
- the LOC114479526 gene encoding protein THEM6-like isoform X2 yields MDSELLSRSLMFLLFLLLLLFVLLFSSLDVWYFLRGAQVFVWSCFQPRVKDVLSEQSVDGQVLLHDLDYMGHMNNSRYLRECDFARFHHYMRNGLFMASFRLGAKMVVGASTVRYRRSLAFRETFEIRTRVLGWDQKSFYLEQRFVSKKDNFVSAVMLCRQNVVHCSPEDILQVVGQEKIKSPEFSEDLKHWISFISANSQSLRAESGLKEE; encoded by the exons ATGGACTCTGAGCTTCTCAGCAGATCTTTG ATGTTCCTCCtgttcctcctgctgctgctctttGTGCTTCTCTTCAGTTCTCTGGATGTTTGGTACTTCCTACGAGGAGCTCAGGTGTTTGTGTGGTCGTGTTTCCAGCCCAGAGTGAAGGACGTTCTGAGTGAGCAGAGCGTGGATGGACAAGTTCTCCTCCATGACCTGGACTACATGGGTCACATGAACAACTCTCGCTACCTGAGAGAGTGCGACTTTGCCCGCTTCCACCACTACATGAGGAATGGCCTGTTCATGGCATCCTTCAGGCTGGGGGCCAAGATGGTGGTGGGGGCGTCAACGGTCCGGTACCGGCGCTCCCTGGCATTCAGAGAAACCTTTGAGATCAGAACCAGAGTTCTGGGCTGGGACCAGAAGAGCTTCTACCTGGAGCAGCGCTTTGTCTCCAAGAAGGACAACTTTGTATCCGCTGTGATGCTGTGCCGGCAAAACGTGGTTCACTGCAGCCCCGAAGACATCCTGCAGGTTGTGGGCCAGGAGAAG ataaaaAGTCCTGAGTTTTCTGAGGATCTGAAACATTGGATCAGTTTCATCTCAGCAAACAGTCAGAGTCTGAGAGCTGAGAGTGGACTGAAGGAGGAGTGA
- the LOC114479526 gene encoding protein THEM6-like isoform X1 — translation MDSELLSRSLVRNRCRMSDMFLLFLLLLLFVLLFSSLDVWYFLRGAQVFVWSCFQPRVKDVLSEQSVDGQVLLHDLDYMGHMNNSRYLRECDFARFHHYMRNGLFMASFRLGAKMVVGASTVRYRRSLAFRETFEIRTRVLGWDQKSFYLEQRFVSKKDNFVSAVMLCRQNVVHCSPEDILQVVGQEKIKSPEFSEDLKHWISFISANSQSLRAESGLKEE, via the exons ATGGACTCTGAGCTTCTCAGCAGATCTTTGGTGAGGAACAGATGCAGAATGAGTGAT ATGTTCCTCCtgttcctcctgctgctgctctttGTGCTTCTCTTCAGTTCTCTGGATGTTTGGTACTTCCTACGAGGAGCTCAGGTGTTTGTGTGGTCGTGTTTCCAGCCCAGAGTGAAGGACGTTCTGAGTGAGCAGAGCGTGGATGGACAAGTTCTCCTCCATGACCTGGACTACATGGGTCACATGAACAACTCTCGCTACCTGAGAGAGTGCGACTTTGCCCGCTTCCACCACTACATGAGGAATGGCCTGTTCATGGCATCCTTCAGGCTGGGGGCCAAGATGGTGGTGGGGGCGTCAACGGTCCGGTACCGGCGCTCCCTGGCATTCAGAGAAACCTTTGAGATCAGAACCAGAGTTCTGGGCTGGGACCAGAAGAGCTTCTACCTGGAGCAGCGCTTTGTCTCCAAGAAGGACAACTTTGTATCCGCTGTGATGCTGTGCCGGCAAAACGTGGTTCACTGCAGCCCCGAAGACATCCTGCAGGTTGTGGGCCAGGAGAAG ataaaaAGTCCTGAGTTTTCTGAGGATCTGAAACATTGGATCAGTTTCATCTCAGCAAACAGTCAGAGTCTGAGAGCTGAGAGTGGACTGAAGGAGGAGTGA
- the LOC114479526 gene encoding protein THEM6-like isoform X3, with protein sequence MFLLFLLLLLFVLLFSSLDVWYFLRGAQVFVWSCFQPRVKDVLSEQSVDGQVLLHDLDYMGHMNNSRYLRECDFARFHHYMRNGLFMASFRLGAKMVVGASTVRYRRSLAFRETFEIRTRVLGWDQKSFYLEQRFVSKKDNFVSAVMLCRQNVVHCSPEDILQVVGQEKIKSPEFSEDLKHWISFISANSQSLRAESGLKEE encoded by the exons ATGTTCCTCCtgttcctcctgctgctgctctttGTGCTTCTCTTCAGTTCTCTGGATGTTTGGTACTTCCTACGAGGAGCTCAGGTGTTTGTGTGGTCGTGTTTCCAGCCCAGAGTGAAGGACGTTCTGAGTGAGCAGAGCGTGGATGGACAAGTTCTCCTCCATGACCTGGACTACATGGGTCACATGAACAACTCTCGCTACCTGAGAGAGTGCGACTTTGCCCGCTTCCACCACTACATGAGGAATGGCCTGTTCATGGCATCCTTCAGGCTGGGGGCCAAGATGGTGGTGGGGGCGTCAACGGTCCGGTACCGGCGCTCCCTGGCATTCAGAGAAACCTTTGAGATCAGAACCAGAGTTCTGGGCTGGGACCAGAAGAGCTTCTACCTGGAGCAGCGCTTTGTCTCCAAGAAGGACAACTTTGTATCCGCTGTGATGCTGTGCCGGCAAAACGTGGTTCACTGCAGCCCCGAAGACATCCTGCAGGTTGTGGGCCAGGAGAAG ataaaaAGTCCTGAGTTTTCTGAGGATCTGAAACATTGGATCAGTTTCATCTCAGCAAACAGTCAGAGTCTGAGAGCTGAGAGTGGACTGAAGGAGGAGTGA